GTCGCCGCCGCCGCGCCCGTCGATATCGAACCCCTCGAGCGTGACGCCGTCCGCCCGCACGCGGACGACGCTGCCCGCGCCCGAGCCGCGCAACAGCGGCCGGTTCCGCCCGACGAGCCGCAGCGGCTTGTCGATGAACAGGTCGCCATCGTAGGTGCCTGGCGGCACCTCGATCGTCTCACCGGGGCGCGCGGCGTCCACTGCCGGCTGCAGCGCCGAGATCTGCCGCGCGGGCGGCCGCCCCTCGAGCGACGCCGGCGTGCTCGTGTGCTCGGCGCCCGCCTGGGCACCGAATGCGGCGGCGATCAGAAGCAAGCCGGCGATGGCGGTCATGGCGTCACCCGCGTCAGGCGAGCCTCGGCGGTTCGAGCGGTCCGTACCGCGGTGCCTGCCGCCACGCGACAATCATGGCACCGATGAGCAGGACCATCGACACCGCCAGAGCGTACGACGCCAGCCCGGGGTAGGAGTACACCTCGAAGTTCGCGAGCTGCTTGGCGCCGATGAGCGGCGGCATGAAGGGATCGACCTTCACGGCCGCCGTCGGCGCCAGGTTGTGCCCGTACCACCAGAGCTTGTACGCGAACGACCACAGCGAAAACGCCGAGAAGTACCCAAAGAGCACGACGACGTCCACCAGGTCGCTGAGCTTGCCGTGGACGATGGCGCGCAGCACGAGCAGCCCGATGGCCCCCACCACGAACGGCATCCACTTGAACTCGGTGAAGTCCTCGACGACCAGGTCCTTCATGCCGATGTAATGATTGAGGACGTTGATCTCCTTGATGTCCTGGCCTCGGTTTCCCCCTTCGAGCTTGTAGCTGTAGATGTCGAGCCGCAGCCCTTCCTGGTACTGCGGCGCGAACATGGTGAGATTCCACAGCGGAAAGAGATAGATCGCGACCAGCGCGAGGGCCGCGATCAGCATCGCCACGCGCGGCCCGAGATCGAGCGGCGCGTCGAGCACGCGGTTGGTACGGGTGAGCACGGCCCTCATGAGGTCACCTCCGGTCGGTCAGCGCACGATCATGTAGCCCTGCATCTCCTGGTGGAGCGCCGAGCAGAAGTTCGTGCAGTAGTAGGGATAGACCCCCTTCTTGTCCGCCTTGAAGGTGACGGTCTTGGTCTCTCCGGGGTCCACGACGATGTTGATGTTGTAGTCGAGGAGGCCGAACCCGTGCAGCTCGTCGGTCGTCTGCTCGATGTTCGTGATCGCCACGGTGACCTCGTCGCCCGCCCGCAGCTCGAAGTCGGTCGGCGTCAGCGTCGATCGCACGGCAATCATCTTGACGAGCACCTTGCTGCCGCTGCGCGTGAGGCCGGCGTCCTTCACGTCCCAGATCGCGTGCGGATGCTTGTTTTCTTCCTTCGGGTACACCTCGATCGGCTTCAGCTTGTCCGCCTTGATCATCTGCGCGTAGTGCGGCTCGGGCTCCGTGAAGGCGTCGTAGAGCAGCTTCATCTTCTCGTCGCTGATGTCCACGAGCTGCGAGGACTCCGGCTGCGACGGCCCGACCGAAAGATGACGGCCGTGCGAGAGCTTGTTGAGGCCGATGAGGTACTTGCCGTCCGGGCTCACCGTGTCCCCTTCGGCGGCGCTCAGGTGCCCGATGGAGTACGACATCGGGACCTTGTCGACGACCTCCCACGTGCCGAGCTTCCACTTCGCGATCGCACTGTCCACGAAGAGCGACGTGTAGGCATACCCGTCCGGGCCGAACTGCGTGTGCAGCGGTCCGAGCCCCACGGGCACTTCGGCGTCCTTGATCGATTCGTATTTCAGCACCGGGATGCCGTCCTCGTTGCCGGTGAAGTCCTTGTTCTTCATCGCGGTCTGGACTTTTTCCCAGTTGAACGCGGTCGTCACCCCCTGGAGCTTTCCGGACCCGATGACGTACTTGCCGTCGGGCGACACGTCGACGCCGTGCGGCGACTTGCCGCAGGGCATGAAGTAGACCAGCCCCGGAAATTCCCTGGGATCGAGGACCTTGACGCCGCCGATCATCTGGCCGCGTCCCGCCGCCGCGAGCTTCTCGGCCATCCGCCAGTCCACCGCGGCGATGTAGTCGCGGTCGCGCTGCGACGCGGTCACCTCGAGCTTGCCGGTGGCGCGCTCGGTGTTGTACGCCGTGAAGAAGACCCAGCCGTCCGACAGCTTCTTGCCGGCATCGCCGATGTCGTAGTCGAACGGCGGCACGACGATCTGCCAGCCGATCGACATGTGGCCCGTCTTGGGATCGATCTTGATGCCCGTGAGGACCCCCTTGTAGTCGGTGGCGTACTTGGACACTTCGACGGCGGTCCCCTTGGGGATCGGGATCGAGAAGCGCGAC
This portion of the Acidobacteriota bacterium genome encodes:
- the nosZ gene encoding Sec-dependent nitrous-oxide reductase, which encodes AAWALAGVLASALLAQQCAPGAPKRGERAGTQSDAAQAAVKTYVAPGDLDEYYFFASGGHSGQIYVYGVPSMRHLSTIPVFTPYPATGYGFDDESKAMLGNLTWGDVHHPSLSETNGDYDGRWLFVNEMNGRIARIDLRDFKTKQIIGPVPNVSGNHGSAFVTPNTEYSVMASRFSIPIPKGTAVEVSKYATDYKGVLTGIKIDPKTGHMSIGWQIVVPPFDYDIGDAGKKLSDGWVFFTAYNTERATGKLEVTASQRDRDYIAAVDWRMAEKLAAAGRGQMIGGVKVLDPREFPGLVYFMPCGKSPHGVDVSPDGKYVIGSGKLQGVTTAFNWEKVQTAMKNKDFTGNEDGIPVLKYESIKDAEVPVGLGPLHTQFGPDGYAYTSLFVDSAIAKWKLGTWEVVDKVPMSYSIGHLSAAEGDTVSPDGKYLIGLNKLSHGRHLSVGPSQPESSQLVDISDEKMKLLYDAFTEPEPHYAQMIKADKLKPIEVYPKEENKHPHAIWDVKDAGLTRSGSKVLVKMIAVRSTLTPTDFELRAGDEVTVAITNIEQTTDELHGFGLLDYNINIVVDPGETKTVTFKADKKGVYPYYCTNFCSALHQEMQGYMIVR